From the Aspergillus puulaauensis MK2 DNA, chromosome 1, nearly complete sequence genome, the window GTTGATGTCCTCTTCGTCATTTTGAGAATCCTTGCCTTTCGACGCATAGTACTCCCGCTTTATAAACGCAATCTGGCCTTCAAGGTCCTTCTTTGCTGTAGAGGACCCCTCATCAGACAGTGAGCGGTCGTCAAGAACTGTGCGGCCACGAAGGGCGAATTCATAGGCATCGCGTAGACACCCACAGCGGGCTAAGCTCCTCACGAGCAGGGCATATACGGGCCCAATCATAGCGTTGTATTCATCTTCTGTGATGGGTTCATAtccctcgtcgtcatcttcttcttcttcttcttcctcatcgtcgtctcccCCGCGTGCAGGTACAGGTGCAGGTGCCGAAGACTCCGCTACCCGCCGCCTGGCATGGAACTCACATCCATCTGGATCAACAACAGAATCTAGTAACGAAAGCGCCCGATATGCATCCGCAGAGGCGAGATCCGGGAACCCCAGACGCTCATGGACCAAGCCCCGATCCAGGTGACGGTGGGGATTGTGCGGGTCTGCATAGAGCTGGGAGGTGGCAGAAGCGCGGGATCGTAGTAGTTCCTGCATTTTGGAGTGTATACCTTGATGGTGATCCTCAAGGTACCTAGACTTAGAGGGTTTCAATTCGGCCTCTGGTGTTGGTCGCAGGGAACTCTGGTGGATATGCACTCCGCCCCGCGATCTATAAAATTTTCAACCGTCGTGGCGAGCAAGACTCAGACCCCGCAATGTGAGAGTGAGTCCTTGGAACACAACCCTCGACAATGCGATATTTGAGGATTGAAGGGCAACTAGAATGAACTTGAGGCCTGAGGTTTTTGTCGGTTATAAAGATGTACCTTAGAGCAGAGAGAGTGGAAGTATCTTCATCCCCACTCGCTCTGGTCCAATGAAATTTCTGGATTGTTTCTTCCTTGTGCAGCTTGTGTAATTTACTTATTCATCACTGTGCATATTTGCCTGCATATTTTCGGTCTATTCGATGTCAAGCAGCAAAACAGAATATGATTAAACCTGCAATTGAGGATATACAAGTGGGACAAGATGTGCATGATACCAAAATCCTGGGCTAAAGATGTAACgtaaaaaagaaagctcTTGTCGCTGGGATGGATGCAGTTAGTTGTTAGGGctactaaaataatttacCTTACCCATATCCTCAATCCTTTCACATATAAGTGACGACCGAAAAATCAATAATCCTTTTCCGGGAAGCAAACACAAAATCTAGATACCGCCCTTATCCGAACATTTGGAAGGGCCTTTTTGTCCTACGATATGTACCGTCGACGACCCCGGATACGAGCGGGTTGGACTACAATGTCTGCTGTATCACTGCTGCAACCTTTTGGTGTGGCTTGCTTAAAAGAAAATGATTATTGGACGCCAGGTGTTTCGGCTTTGACATAGGTTGAGATTATATCTTCCTAGCTTCAAGACTTGGTCTTCGGATAGTAGCGGTGTTAACGGATCGGAGCGGTTAGGATTTTATGTTTATTTACCGTTGAATCATAGGAAAGGGATACTTATTACGAATGTCTTAAAATGAACAATACTTGTTTTCTTCTCACTGGCGTATAGTCTAGGCCCATTATTTCAAGTATTTAGAATGGGTGGACTGTTAGGTAGTTTCGTCTTAATACTGCTTACGTAGAGCCAGCAACTAACTATATTGAGCAAATgtagatataataatcaCGACCGTAGAGTACTAATTTCTTATGGAATCGTCTGTTCCCAAAGTCATCAAGGTTTACGCTTACTGTACTCTAACCCCAGCTCCAATATCAAGACATAACACACGAATAGCAAAAGTTGGTTCAGATAGCCTTTGCCATTCAAAGCCCCGTCTTGCTCTAACAGAAGTCCCCAGCCCGGATACTCCAGGAGCTGGACGGGAGTCTGGGGTAATGCGGGGAATATGGGGTACAGCCATGTAAGCCAAGAGTGATATACAGTTATATAAAAAGGGTACATTGGACACGCTTCCATACTGCCAGTATATACCCTGACTCCTCTCTCCAAACAAAATGACATCAAATCCAGCAAATCTACAACCCCAAGATGATCACGACAATGAAAAGCCCTGGACCAACCACCAAGAATCAGTTCGCGGCACTGACCTCGAGGATCCTAAGGACGAGAAGAAGGTATCCCAGTCTGAAAGAGCCGACTGGACAGGCTCACAGAGGAAAACAGACCCGGCCGAGATCCGGCTCGTGCGGAAGATCGACTTCGTCATGATGCCGGTTCTCTGGATCATGTACTGGTTCAACTACCTCGATCGAAACGCAATCACTGTTGCCCGACTGGATAATCTCGAGGCCGAGCTCGGTCTGTCTTCGACGCAGTATCAGACTTGCGTTTCGATTCTGTTTGTCGGGTACATACTCGGGCAGGTTCCTAGTAGTATGCTTTGTCCCCAACCTTATACATATACACTCACCTATATATGGATACTAAGCATTCACCCGGCAAAAAAGACATGCTCCTCACCCGCCTCCGGCCCTCCCTCTTCATGTCCGGCGCAATGTGCCTCTGGGCCGTCGTAAGCACTCTAACCGGCATAACGCACGACTTCAAaggcctcctcctcacgcGCTTCTTCCTGGGCATAACCGAAGCCCCCTTCTACCCAGGCGCCCTCTACATGCTCTCGATCTTCTACACGAAGAAGGAAATCGCCACGcgcatctccatcctcttcaccGGTAATATCTGCGGCACCGCGTTCGCCggcctcatcgccatcggcgTCTTCCGCATGTCCGGCATCGCAGGCCTCTcgggctggcgctggctgttCATCCTGCAGGGCATAATCACGTTCGTGATTTCCATGGCCAGCGGGTTCATATTACCCGACGAGCCGCTGAATACGCGGTGGTTGACCCGTGCAGAGCGGGAACTTGCGCATGCGCGCATGCAGAGGGATACGGTGGAGTTGAGGGAGAATACGCCGGTgtgggccgggttgagggAGGCGGCGTCGGATCCCAGGCTGTGGGTTTTGACGGCGATGCAGCATTTCCATATGGCGGCGAGCAATTATAAGAATTTTTTCCCGACGATTGTTGAGACGCTGGGCTTTGGGCAGAATGCTACCCTCGCGTTGACCTGTCCGCCTTATATCATTGCTGGGGTTATTTCGATTTTTTGGTCGATTAGCTCGGGtttgttcttcttcgtccatacacatatatatatatatatatttatatgTGTGTGCAAATTTACTTCAATGCTGACAGGACATACAGGCCGTATGAACGAACGGACATGGCACATCACGTTTGCAAAAGTCGTTGCAGTGATGGGCTTCGTGCTCGCGACGTCAACGCTCAACGTCGGGGCGCGGTATTTCGCCATGTGCGCCTTCGCAACGGGCGTCTACTGCTGCAACTCGATCATCCTGGGCTGGGTAGCGAGCACCTGCGGGCAAACGAAGGAGAAAAAGGCATCGTCAATTGCAATCGTCAACACGGTAGCGGCGATATCGATGATATACACTGCGGTGAGAGAGACCCCCCAACAGCACTATTCAATACTGTAGTATACCTCAGAGTATATATCTGATTGACGCGGCTGCAGTATCTCTGGCCAGACTCGGACGGGCCCCGGTATCCGATTGCGATGTCAACGAGTGCTGCGTTTTCGGCGACTGCAGCGATCCTGGCGTGGGTGTTGAGGACGATGCTTGTGCGGGAGAACCGGAAGATACGCCGGTCGGATGACGAGCAGGTGCTGTTTTATGCGTATTAGGCGGGCCCACTCGCTGGCCTTGTGGATAGTGGATAGTAGCAGTGGATATCTTTAGCGACACGTACGGAGTAAAATCAAAGAAAGTCTACGTCAGAAGAATGCTGCCCCTGCACGGGGAATGTGTGTGTGCACTACTATTGGCCGAGAGCACAGCGGAAGAAATCTCCCCAAAGCCACTGACGTCGTGGCTGAAGATCATTCTGGGAGCCCACGAGTAAATAAATCTACAGGTCCCTGCGCGACATGAACATTGGCATTGACAACTTCCTGGATTCTTTTCATGGATAAAAGCTAATGGCAGGTACCGAAAAGACTaaaggaagagagcgagagcgacAGAGAACACCGCCTCCGTTCTGCTCTCCAAGGACAGGACCATTGCAATTTCTACTGTCCTCCTATGACTGAGTTGAGATTGTTCACATCACCTACGCGAAACCGTCAATTCAATCCTGCTTGCTTGCTGACTTTAAATAAACGAGGGAATAATGGGATTGACTCACACTGCAGTTTTCATCTAGCACGATCCGGGAGTGCTCTCCCGGAACTAGACCACCCTGTTGCTGTCGCACTGTAGCTGCAAACTGAGCTAGCATGTGTCTCTGTTAATAATTAGCAAATGTCTAGCTTTCTCGAGGCGGcggtaaaaaaaaaagaaagaaagaaaagaagagccTACAGTCACGAATGCATCACTCATGCCCCCTTGTCGCTGGACGTCGTTCTCGCTCATGATCCGGTAGCTGTCATGCATGCATTTAGCGCTCTGCAGGCCCCCATATCCCGACCCAAGCGTGTTGGCCGCGTTATTCGGGTCTAGGATATTGACACCCCGACGCGCATCCTCTTGGGCACGCTGGTCTGGAGAAAAGATTTTGATCGTGTCGTCGATACCGGAAGCCGCAATAGTCGGCTCATAAGGATGCCCTGCAGTCGCAACCCTATTAGATATATGCCTAAACCACATAAGCTAGCTAACCTACCTTGCACGACGTTAACcacctcatcatcacccttgAGGATATTAACTAGCTTGCAGGTGTCTCGCTCCCAGATGAACAGATGGCCCGAGTCGCTCCCGCTCACCACATACTCGTCGTTTAGCCCAAAGAAATTGGCATCCTTGACCGTCTTGACATTGCAATGTCCGCGATAGACCCTGGTATGCGACGAGCATGGGACGTCGGTCTCCACGTCCTCCCTTTTATTCCGTTCAAAACCATAACTTTGAAACAAGCGCTCCGCAGCATCCGATTCCGAATCGTCATCATAAAGCCcgacaacctcgtcctcttcctcgtcctcttcatcctcttcctcttcctcagagtCGTCATCGAGGTTGCCGCCGTCGTTCTCGTTATCGCTCGTCGAGTCAATACTCTCAGGTGTTTGCAAACCTATGTCCTCTCCGACTGCGAAGGTGGGATGGCGTTGGCGGCTGGAGCCCCGGTTGATGGCGAGGCTGATATCTTGGATAGCTTCCTCTTCAGTGTTTGCCTCGCTATCATCTTGCGACCTTTCCACTTCCATCTCGTCGTCCGAGTCATCCTCGACGGTCGTGTTTAGGCCTCCAAATGCGCGGTTGACAAACTCAAAGTTTACACCCGTCCCCGCATCCATTAATACGCCGCGGCCTACCTCCAAGAGCCAGAAGTGTGCTAAGGTTCCCGGGTCGGTGGATCTGGGACTAGGCCGATCACCATTCTCAACTCTAGTCGACGCCGAGCTTCTAAGCGCATTCCCAAAGGCAGTCACCGCTGCATGTTGCGAGAGGAAGAGTATCCGAGTCGAGTCATGCTCAAATCTGGAACTATCAACATTCACCACAGGAGTATCGTCTGCGAGCAGGCGCAGATACGGAATCAACACCGCTTCAAGAGCACCTTCGTCAGCATACTCTGGTATGGGAAACCTGTCTCGGTTGCGACCATGGGTCGGGCTGCGCTTGAAGCCAGCGAGAACAGCGCTCCGACCGCCCTCGACATACAGAACCAAAGCTTTCAGAAAGTCATATCCAAACTGCTCTCTTCGATTGATGATGTTGTCCTCCCCCGGGGCGGGCCCTATTGGCTGAAACTTTTCCAGAACATCATCGTCGACCCCATAGTCTTGCACATCCCCATCCAAAGCCCGCGCAAGCGTGCCAGCGGCTTGCACGAACCTATATGCCGATTCTCGGTTACGGCGCAGAGTCTGCTGAATGCGCACAATTTCTGGAGTCGGGTTGATTGGGTACCTCCACGTTCTCAtaacctcttccatctcagGCAAGAAGGTCAGCGCACACATCAGGGCAGAAGAAAACGAGTCATGGAAGGCCACGACAGAAAATGGGGTTGCCATCCCCGCCTCTTCGCGAGCAGACGCTTCGAGCGAGAATAAAGCTTTCCGGAGCTTGACAAGGCCCTTGGCTATGCGCAAGCTTTCCCGTTGTGCTTCATTAAGCACGGCATATCTTGCCTGTTCCATCGCTTCTGCTGAATTTAGCCCTGGCGCAGTGGAACCTTCGTGTAACAACGAAGGGAACGGGATGTTTTCTGTTTCGCCGTTGCCATACCGGACTCGGAATGCAAGTTCTCCGTCGTCGTGGGATTCTTCAGCTTGTCGGGATTTCCGTCTACCGCCGCTGGACTGGGAAGACTGGGAGGTCCGATTTTGGCGCTTACGCTTCCTGTCCTTGGAGCTCTGCCTCTTACGTGAGCCGCCTTTGTCTTGAACAGGCGATTTCTGTTCCTGTGCGTCTAGTGCATCTGGACTCCGGACCAAGTCGAAGCTGTATATGTGGTCGCCAGACCAGCTCACAATCATCTCATTGGGGTTGGCATTACTGATTTTACACGCCGTAATGTGGCCCTTATATCGAGACTTGGTCCGTTTCTTGCCGTTTGGCGCAAATCTTCGGACACACCGCGTTGCCTGACCCATCAGCTCCTCATCGTGACTGCTTCCTATGCCAGGGGAAGTACCAGGATCACCCCGTTCACCAGGAATGTCCCGGCCCAGCATACGTCTGTCGTGAAGGAAGCAGTGCAAGTGTGCGCCGCCGAGTGCAATATAATGCGGCTGACTTGGGGAGCATGATATG encodes:
- a CDS encoding uncharacterized protein (COG:G;~EggNog:ENOG410QA7E;~InterPro:IPR011701,IPR036259;~PFAM:PF07690;~TransMembrane:9 (i21-39o51-71i83-103o115-136i226-244o250-267i279-297o303-324i336-355o);~go_function: GO:0022857 - transmembrane transporter activity [Evidence IEA];~go_process: GO:0055085 - transmembrane transport [Evidence IEA]), translating into MDTKHSPGKKDMLLTRLRPSLFMSGAMCLWAVVSTLTGITHDFKGLLLTRFFLGITEAPFYPGALYMLSIFYTKKEIATRISILFTGNICGTAFAGLIAIGVFRMSGIAGLSGWRWLFILQGIITFVISMASGFILPDEPLNTRWLTRAERELAHARMQRDTVELRENTPVWAGLREAASDPRLWVLTAMQHFHMAASNYKNFFPTIVETLGFGQNATLALTCPPYIIAGVISIFWSISSGLFFFVHTHIYIYIFICVCKFTSMLTGHTGRMNERTWHITFAKVVAVMGFVLATSTLNVGARYFAMCAFATGVYCCNSIILGWVASTCGQTKEKKASSIAIVNTVAAISMIYTAVRETPQQHYSIL
- a CDS encoding WD repeat-containing protein (COG:S;~EggNog:ENOG410PK2D;~InterPro:IPR015943,IPR001680,IPR036322,IPR017986;~PFAM:PF00400;~TransMembrane:1 (o947-971i);~go_function: GO:0005515 - protein binding [Evidence IEA]) — translated: MAPSLYDRICRREAGGGSPSANIRGIYGSKEWVSDLDIVNELGGHTGCVNALSWSRSGRLLASGSDDFHLNIYSYQPESSTAPFALNTSLFTGHTGNIFSVAFMPHSNDRTLVTASGDSQVRVFDIEHSSRNGSHGFSNQFGNPRINQFFGNTQYLGAGNTNARVYRSHADRAKRIVTESSPHLFLTCSEDGEVRQWDLRQPSSAYPKPRGGLLYMAQREGHDDSNVPPPLISYKRHRLDLNTISCSPSQPHYIALGGAHLHCFLHDRRMLGRDIPGERGDPGTSPGIGSSHDEELMGQATRCVRRFAPNGKKRTKSRYKGHITACKISNANPNEMIVSWSGDHIYSFDLVRSPDALDAQEQKSPVQDKGGSRKRQSSKDRKRKRQNRTSQSSQSSGGRRKSRQAEESHDDGELAFRVRYGNGETENIPFPSLLHEGSTAPGLNSAEAMEQARYAVLNEAQRESLRIAKGLVKLRKALFSLEASAREEAGMATPFSVVAFHDSFSSALMCALTFLPEMEEVMRTWRYPINPTPEIVRIQQTLRRNRESAYRFVQAAGTLARALDGDVQDYGVDDDVLEKFQPIGPAPGEDNIINRREQFGYDFLKALVLYVEGGRSAVLAGFKRSPTHGRNRDRFPIPEYADEGALEAVLIPYLRLLADDTPVVNVDSSRFEHDSTRILFLSQHAAVTAFGNALRSSASTRVENGDRPSPRSTDPGTLAHFWLLEVGRGVLMDAGTGVNFEFVNRAFGGLNTTVEDDSDDEMEVERSQDDSEANTEEEAIQDISLAINRGSSRQRHPTFAVGEDIGLQTPESIDSTSDNENDGGNLDDDSEEEEEDEEDEEEDEVVGLYDDDSESDAAERLFQSYGFERNKREDVETDVPCSSHTRVYRGHCNVKTVKDANFFGLNDEYVVSGSDSGHLFIWERDTCKLVNILKGDDEVVNVVQGRLASLCGLGIYLIGLRLQGILMSRLLRLPVSTTRSKSFLQTSVPKRMRVGVSIS